A region of the Brassica oleracea var. oleracea cultivar TO1000 unplaced genomic scaffold, BOL UnpScaffold03255, whole genome shotgun sequence genome:
AAATCAGCAGCAAAAATTTTTTCTCAAGAAATCCATCTAAAAGAGATAGAATCAAACAAAACAGAGCAAAGTAGAATATCTGCGACTATTCCGTAAAGTTCCGGGACATCGTTGCCGTTTAAGATGCTGTTGATAAGAATTTTCGAGTCTGATTCCACCTGCAAGTTCTTTACTCCCAGTTCCACGCTTTTTTGAATAGCTTCCCGTAATGCAAGTCCTTCTGCCATGAGAGGAGAGGGTACATTGTTCTCCAACCGTGAGAAGCTAGTTGACACATCATTCTGTGTTAAGATCCATCCCAGACCAGCTCGCGAAAGTGTTTCACTCCATGCGGCATCAGATCTAAGCATAGCACCTGAGACAGTAGTCACGTCAGCCTTGGTCGCAGACTGCACCTTTGGAGTTACTAATTGTCCTTCTTGCCATTC
Encoded here:
- the LOC106321838 gene encoding uncharacterized protein LOC106321838, producing the protein MWELWTSRNRCVFSNIRGRAEESLSRAIVMAREWQEGQLVTPKVQSATKADVTTVSGAMLRSDAAWSETLSRAGLGWILTQNDVSTSFSRLENNVPSPLMAEGLALREAIQKSVELGVKNLQVESDSKILINSILNGNDVPELYGIVADILLCSVLFDSISFRWIS